Below is a genomic region from Prolixibacteraceae bacterium.
ATGAAGGTATTCGTTTCACAAGTGGATATGCTACATCGGCGACATGTACTCCAGCTCGTTATAGTATGCTTACAGGTGCTTATCCATGGAAAAATAAACGTGCGGAGATATTAGCTGGAGATGCTCCGTTATTAATTGATACCACTTGGACTACACTTCCAAAAATGCTACAACAACAAGGATATCACACAAGTGTTATCGGTAAATGGCATCTTGGACTAGGAGATGGATCAGTAAACTGGAACAAAGAGGTAACACCAGGTCCTAGAGCAGTAGGTTTTAATGATGAATATATCATGGCGGCAACCAATGATCGTGTACCGTGTGTATTCATCAATAACGGTCATGTAGATCATTTAGATCCTAATGATCCTATAGAAGTTAATTACAAGAATAATTTCCCTGGAGAACCTACAGGAAAGGCAAATCCTGAGATGTTAAAGATGAAAACAACTCAAGGACACAACCAATCAATCGTTAACGGTATTTCTCGTATCGGATACATGAAGGGTGGCAAAAGCGCATTGTGGAAAGATGAGGATATGGCAGATCTATTCTTAGACAAGACCAAGAAGTATATCACAAACCACAAAGATGAACCTTTCTTCCTTTATTATGCACTTCATGAGCCACACGTACCTCGTATTCCGCACCCACGTTTTGTAGGTAAATCAGGGATGGGTCCTCGTGGTGACGCTATTTTGGAAGCAGACTGGTGTGTAGGTGAGATCATGAAACATCTTAAATCACTTGGGTTAGATGATAATACAATTGTTATCTTCTCTAGCGATAACGGTCCTGTAACAGACGATGGTTATGCAGACCAAGCAGACGAACTTCTTGGAGATCATAAGCCACTAGGCCCACTTAGAGGAGGTAAATACAGCCTTCTTGATGGAGGAACAAGAGTTCCATTCTTTATCCGATGGACTAACCATATTAAACCAGGTACTTCTAATGCATTGGTTACTCAAATGGACTTCTTGGCTTCGTTCGCTCACATGTTAGGAGTGAAAGATATAGATCTTAAGGATAGTAAAAACACATTGGATGCTTTCTTAGGAAAAGACAAAGTAGGTCGTAAAGAGTTTGTTTTTGAAGCAATAAACCACAAAACAGGATTACGTCAGGGTGATTATATTCTTATTCCACCACACAAAGGAGGAAAATATATTGACTGGGGTGTAATGAATGAAACAGGGAACAGCGAAGAGTATCAACTGTATAACATCAAAGAAGATATTGGTCAAGCTAAAAACTTAGCAGAAGACAAACCTGAACTTCTAAAGAAGATGACAAAAAGATACGAAGAATTAACCAAAGGGTACAAGTGGAAATCAAATTTCAAACCTGTCCTTTAAGCATAACAACTGTTATAAATATAAAAAAGCCATCCTATTTTGGATGGCTTTTTTAGGTTTTAGACAACTCTTCAATACTATTAAGAAAACACCTCTATCACATCAAAACTTTTATTACTTCAAATACTCTAACCCAATCATTGGGATATAACAAAAACAGGTAGAAACTGGAAGAGATTATTGTGGATTTAAAAAGAATACGCTAAGTATAGATCGGGTAGATGGCTGGAAGATATTTTATCTTCCAGTACACCTCCCACACCACCGTACGTACGGGTCTCGTATACGGCGACTCCCTAAATCACGACTTTACTTTCTGATAATAATCACTTAGCGTAATATAGCCTGCCTTCTCCAAATTCTTATTCGTTATAGTCGTTTGTAGAATTGGACTCTTTGAAATGCGCCAATACTTTTTCCTCGTATTTGCATATTCATACGCTTTGTTCTTCGAAACTCCGAGTTTCATTAAATTCTTCATCTTCGTTCTTACTCTTTTCCAACATTTCCATATTACCATACGGATACGTCGTCTTAGCCATTCATCTACTTGTTTCAGAAATGATTTCATATCTGCCAATCGATAATAGGTTACCCATCCTTGAATATAACTTTTAAGCTTGGATTTGATTTCATCGTAACCAATACTATTCTTCCGTGCTACAATTCCTTCCAAAGAGCGCTTCACTTTCCGTTGTGTCTTTTTCGACAATCGAAAACGAACGGCACCTTTTGTTTTGTAAAAACTGTAGCCAAGAAACTTAATCTGATTGTAGCGCACCACTTCTGTTTTATCTCGATTCACTTTTAAGAATAGAGTATCTTCTATAAAACGAATTGTAGAATTCATCGTGCGTGTAGCTCCTCGCTTGCTTTTACATAAGATGACAATATCATCTGCATAACGAACAAACTTATGACCTCGTCTTGTGAGTTCATGGTCTAATTCATTCAGCATAATGTTGCTTAGCAAGGGACTTAAAGGTCCACCTTGAGGAACTCCTGTTTCTGTTTCTTGAAACTTCGCTTCAACAACAACTCCGGCTCTTAGATATTTATGGATTAAGGAAACTAATCGTCCATCTTTTATCGTTCGTGATAAGATCTCTATCAATTTGCTATGATTGACGGTATCGAAAAATTTCTCCATATC
It encodes:
- a CDS encoding arylsulfatase, yielding MNKTHFTKHLGGACLSLMMLASTSCKVKKEEPKSPVQKPNILVIFADDLGYGDVSCNGSKSIKTPNMDQLANEGIRFTSGYATSATCTPARYSMLTGAYPWKNKRAEILAGDAPLLIDTTWTTLPKMLQQQGYHTSVIGKWHLGLGDGSVNWNKEVTPGPRAVGFNDEYIMAATNDRVPCVFINNGHVDHLDPNDPIEVNYKNNFPGEPTGKANPEMLKMKTTQGHNQSIVNGISRIGYMKGGKSALWKDEDMADLFLDKTKKYITNHKDEPFFLYYALHEPHVPRIPHPRFVGKSGMGPRGDAILEADWCVGEIMKHLKSLGLDDNTIVIFSSDNGPVTDDGYADQADELLGDHKPLGPLRGGKYSLLDGGTRVPFFIRWTNHIKPGTSNALVTQMDFLASFAHMLGVKDIDLKDSKNTLDAFLGKDKVGRKEFVFEAINHKTGLRQGDYILIPPHKGGKYIDWGVMNETGNSEEYQLYNIKEDIGQAKNLAEDKPELLKKMTKRYEELTKGYKWKSNFKPVL
- the ltrA gene encoding group II intron reverse transcriptase/maturase, coding for MQKISEDSYLSEGRAELENNSRAHTFNGITEAIMETTITTDNLLERVLESDNLNKAYLQVYRNKGSHGVDEMQVESLKDYLRLHREVLITELREGKYLPNPVRRVEIPKEPGKTRPLGIPTVVDRVIQQAISQVLSPIYEEQFSNYSFGFRPNKGAHTAIIACREMITSGYHYAIDMDMEKFFDTVNHSKLIEILSRTIKDGRLVSLIHKYLRAGVVVEAKFQETETGVPQGGPLSPLLSNIMLNELDHELTRRGHKFVRYADDIVILCKSKRGATRTMNSTIRFIEDTLFLKVNRDKTEVVRYNQIKFLGYSFYKTKGAVRFRLSKKTQRKVKRSLEGIVARKNSIGYDEIKSKLKSYIQGWVTYYRLADMKSFLKQVDEWLRRRIRMVIWKCWKRVRTKMKNLMKLGVSKNKAYEYANTRKKYWRISKSPILQTTITNKNLEKAGYITLSDYYQKVKS